One stretch of Priestia megaterium DNA includes these proteins:
- a CDS encoding NucA/NucB deoxyribonuclease domain-containing protein, with translation MKKIVSGILILVLAVIVMIEGNPLEQNSSTNTSYDEVITFPADRYPETAAHIQHAIDKGKSAVCTIDRDGAEENRRESLKGIPTKSGYDRDEFPMAFCEEGGSGADIEYVKPSDNRGAGSWISHQVDEFPDGTKVLIEVK, from the coding sequence TTGAAAAAAATTGTTTCTGGTATTTTAATTTTAGTATTAGCCGTTATTGTTATGATTGAAGGAAATCCGTTAGAGCAGAACTCTTCAACGAATACCTCCTACGATGAAGTAATTACCTTCCCTGCTGATCGTTACCCTGAAACTGCAGCGCACATTCAACATGCAATCGATAAAGGAAAATCAGCTGTTTGTACAATTGACCGAGACGGGGCTGAGGAAAACCGCCGTGAATCTTTAAAAGGCATTCCGACTAAAAGCGGCTATGACCGAGATGAGTTTCCGATGGCCTTTTGTGAAGAAGGCGGAAGCGGAGCAGATATTGAATATGTAAAGCCTTCAGACAACCGAGGCGCGGGGTCTTGGATCTCCCATCAAGTAGATGAGTTTCCGGACGGCACGAAGGTGTTAATTGAAGTGAAGTAA
- a CDS encoding DUF1516 family protein has translation MSFLDNLWQQLLPASWQLTLFIFFFAYILRYKQENKFSTQLHLLLKFLYAVILILNAVLFLLESQRDFLFYATLFMSILTIILMEFTLSAKKQNELDFISAVSCCVLPIFISLLEVN, from the coding sequence ATGAGTTTCTTGGACAATCTATGGCAGCAGTTACTTCCTGCCTCATGGCAATTAACTTTATTTATTTTCTTTTTTGCTTATATACTGCGCTACAAACAAGAGAATAAATTCAGCACGCAGCTTCATTTGCTGCTCAAGTTTCTTTATGCCGTTATTTTGATTTTAAATGCGGTGTTGTTTTTACTGGAAAGTCAGCGCGATTTTCTTTTTTATGCAACGCTTTTCATGAGTATCCTAACAATTATTTTGATGGAGTTCACGCTTTCTGCAAAAAAACAGAACGAGCTTGATTTTATTTCAGCCGTTTCTTGCTGTGTTCTTCCGATTTTTATCTCTTTACTTGAAGTTAATTAA
- a CDS encoding TetR/AcrR family transcriptional regulator, producing the protein MPKVTEGYAEKKKQEILEAAKRVCMNKPVHDVAMRDIVLESGMSQGGVYKYFSNLDEVFVGLLNQESVSYKVKDKIEALLQTKKDPFEMLHDFIMYIGEHIQESMTAGGEIYFELVALYSKDPQRFMKIEDQLVEVSNLKYIQKKLHDFITEQIKVNNFSSAVPTDDLLAFMATTINGITQNPAPVYNLDEQKQVAEEVNVERHINTLSIAVRKLLGE; encoded by the coding sequence ATGCCAAAAGTAACGGAAGGGTACGCTGAAAAAAAGAAGCAAGAAATTTTAGAAGCGGCCAAAAGAGTATGCATGAACAAACCTGTACATGATGTAGCCATGCGAGATATCGTTCTGGAATCTGGAATGAGTCAAGGAGGGGTGTACAAATATTTTTCAAACCTTGATGAAGTATTTGTCGGACTTCTTAATCAAGAAAGTGTCAGCTATAAAGTAAAAGATAAAATCGAAGCCCTACTTCAGACAAAGAAAGATCCCTTTGAAATGCTGCATGATTTCATCATGTATATTGGAGAACATATCCAAGAATCGATGACAGCAGGAGGAGAAATTTACTTTGAGCTAGTAGCGTTGTATTCAAAAGACCCTCAGCGTTTTATGAAAATCGAAGATCAGCTAGTTGAAGTATCTAACCTTAAATATATTCAAAAGAAGCTTCACGACTTTATCACGGAACAAATAAAAGTGAATAATTTCTCTTCGGCTGTACCAACAGATGATTTGCTAGCTTTTATGGCTACAACAATCAACGGAATTACACAAAATCCAGCGCCGGTTTACAACCTCGATGAACAGAAACAAGTTGCAGAGGAGGTAAACGTAGAACGTCATATAAATACGCTGTCAATAGCTGTCCGGAAGCTGTTAGGTGAATAA
- a CDS encoding glycosyltransferase yields the protein MLITMLTTGTRGDTQPFMALGVELKKRGYRVRIAASESYQNLIEPYGFEFASLRGDVSKIIESGAADDAINADSPLKFFSSLKNEKMMGMMVNIQEDLHKACTGADAIVYHPGAAIGYFAAKEMNIPSILASPFPMTPTKDYPALIFYDRPRFGKIYNKLTHHIFEWGFWKVVSGPLKKYWVQQHGEGPNDFSCPYPKQRTAANPTIISSSPTVFPVSKDWPKHVHCYGNWFMESDHSYQPEEKLAEFLEAGEPPVYVGFGSVGDKKNADETTALVIKALKLAGKRGIINTGGIGMSHAEEMTDDILFIKGVPHEWLFPKMSAVVHHGGAGTTAASLRAGVPSVIVPYGNDQFAWGRKIHELGIGSKAIPRKELTAEKLSAAISYTQMNEIRSKAKEVGKQIRAEKGAEKAAQVIINTLHAFWNK from the coding sequence ATGCTTATTACGATGTTAACAACAGGAACTCGCGGAGATACACAGCCTTTTATGGCTTTGGGAGTAGAATTAAAAAAGAGAGGATACCGCGTAAGGATTGCAGCTTCTGAATCTTATCAAAATTTAATAGAACCTTATGGATTCGAATTTGCATCGCTTCGAGGTGATGTTTCCAAAATTATAGAAAGCGGTGCAGCAGACGATGCTATTAATGCAGACAGCCCGCTCAAATTCTTTTCAAGTTTAAAAAATGAAAAGATGATGGGTATGATGGTTAATATACAAGAAGATTTGCACAAAGCCTGCACAGGAGCGGATGCAATTGTATATCATCCAGGCGCAGCAATTGGCTATTTTGCTGCTAAAGAGATGAATATACCAAGCATCTTAGCCAGCCCTTTTCCAATGACACCAACAAAAGATTATCCAGCTCTAATTTTTTACGACCGACCACGATTTGGAAAAATATACAACAAGCTGACACATCATATTTTTGAATGGGGGTTTTGGAAGGTCGTAAGTGGCCCTTTAAAAAAATATTGGGTTCAGCAGCATGGAGAAGGACCAAACGATTTTTCATGTCCTTACCCAAAGCAGCGTACAGCAGCTAATCCAACAATTATTTCATCAAGTCCAACCGTATTTCCCGTATCTAAAGATTGGCCTAAACACGTTCATTGCTACGGGAATTGGTTTATGGAAAGTGACCATAGCTATCAGCCGGAAGAAAAGTTGGCAGAGTTTTTAGAAGCCGGAGAGCCGCCAGTTTATGTTGGATTTGGAAGTGTTGGTGATAAAAAAAACGCAGACGAAACGACTGCTTTAGTGATTAAAGCTTTAAAACTTGCCGGGAAACGAGGTATCATCAATACAGGAGGAATTGGAATGAGCCATGCTGAAGAGATGACAGATGATATTTTATTTATAAAAGGCGTTCCTCATGAGTGGCTGTTTCCTAAAATGTCTGCTGTTGTTCATCATGGAGGAGCAGGTACAACAGCCGCAAGTCTACGAGCCGGTGTGCCGAGCGTTATTGTCCCTTATGGAAATGATCAATTTGCCTGGGGAAGAAAAATTCATGAGCTAGGGATTGGATCAAAAGCAATCCCGAGAAAAGAATTAACGGCTGAAAAACTATCAGCAGCTATTTCCTATACGCAAATGAATGAAATTCGATCCAAAGCAAAAGAAGTTGGAAAACAAATTCGAGCGGAAAAGGGAGCAGAAAAAGCAGCTCAAGTGATTATTAATACACTCCACGCATTCTGGAATAAATAA